A DNA window from Micromonospora sp. NBC_01739 contains the following coding sequences:
- a CDS encoding TspO/MBR family protein gives MRMTTAQTERPTGGARQWWALAGFGLAVFAAAALGSLAVTGTTAEYASLDQPGWAPPSWLFGPVWTVLYVMIAVSGWLVWRRVGLGPALIAWVVQLLLNAAWTPLFFGAGQYGLAFAEILVMWVAIGVTVLLFRRVSGLAAALLLPYWAWVTFAAALNYSIWQLNG, from the coding sequence ATGCGGATGACTACGGCACAGACCGAACGGCCCACCGGCGGTGCGCGACAGTGGTGGGCGCTGGCCGGCTTCGGGTTGGCCGTGTTCGCCGCAGCGGCCCTGGGCAGCCTGGCCGTCACCGGCACCACGGCCGAGTACGCCAGCCTGGACCAACCCGGCTGGGCACCACCCTCCTGGCTGTTCGGGCCGGTGTGGACCGTGCTCTACGTGATGATCGCGGTGTCCGGCTGGCTGGTCTGGCGTCGGGTGGGTCTCGGCCCCGCCCTGATCGCCTGGGTGGTGCAGCTGCTGCTGAACGCCGCCTGGACCCCGCTGTTCTTCGGCGCCGGCCAGTACGGCCTGGCCTTCGCCGAGATCCTGGTGATGTGGGTGGCGATCGGGGTCACCGTGCTGTTGTTCCGGCGGGTCAGCGGGCTGGCGGCGGCCCTGCTGCTGCCCTACTGGGCCTGGGTGACCTTCGCCGCCGCCCTGAACTACTCGATCTGGCAGCTCAACGGGTGA
- a CDS encoding GPGG-motif small membrane protein, with product MELILWILAVVLVVAGILALFRRQILWGIVLIVVGLLVGPGGVSIFN from the coding sequence ATGGAGCTGATTCTCTGGATTCTCGCAGTCGTACTGGTGGTTGCCGGCATCCTCGCGCTGTTCCGGCGGCAGATTCTCTGGGGCATCGTCCTCATCGTGGTCGGTCTTCTCGTCGGCCCGGGTGGTGTCAGCATCTTCAATTGA
- a CDS encoding metallophosphoesterase family protein — protein MVIRIAAVGDVHLDEDVVGRFRPALEELPDRADVLLLAGDLTRHGTEAEARCVAREFGGLGVPVIAVLGNHDHQCDQVPQVVGVLEEAGIAVLEGTGVVLDCAGGRLGVAGVKGFGGGFAGRCASDFGEPEMKAFVRTTTESAERLSAALRSLDCDMLVALTHYSPVPDTLAGEPLEIYPFLGCYQLGQAIDDAPTTLAVHGHAHHGSERGVTPGGVRVRNVAHPVIKQAYSIFYLGDGLDQADVSPVGTSGTAQPWS, from the coding sequence ATGGTTATCCGGATCGCCGCCGTGGGGGACGTGCATCTGGACGAGGACGTGGTCGGTCGGTTCCGGCCGGCACTGGAGGAGTTGCCCGACCGTGCCGACGTACTGCTGCTCGCCGGTGACCTGACCCGGCACGGCACCGAGGCCGAGGCCCGCTGCGTGGCCCGGGAGTTCGGTGGCCTGGGGGTACCGGTGATCGCCGTCCTCGGCAACCACGACCACCAGTGCGACCAGGTACCACAGGTGGTCGGGGTCCTGGAGGAGGCGGGGATCGCCGTGCTGGAGGGCACCGGGGTGGTGCTCGACTGCGCGGGTGGGCGGCTGGGGGTGGCCGGGGTCAAGGGCTTCGGCGGCGGATTCGCCGGCCGGTGCGCCAGTGACTTCGGTGAGCCGGAGATGAAGGCCTTCGTACGCACCACTACCGAGAGCGCCGAACGGCTGTCGGCGGCCCTGCGGTCGCTGGACTGCGACATGCTGGTGGCCCTGACCCACTACTCGCCGGTGCCGGACACCCTGGCCGGTGAGCCCTTGGAGATCTATCCCTTCCTCGGCTGTTACCAGCTGGGTCAGGCGATCGACGACGCCCCGACCACCCTGGCCGTGCACGGGCACGCCCACCACGGCTCGGAGCGGGGGGTCACCCCGGGCGGGGTACGGGTGCGCAATGTGGCCCACCCGGTGATCAAGCAGGCGTACAGCATCTTCTATCTGGGCGATGGTCTCGATCAGGCCGACGTTTCCCCAGTCGGGACATCGGGTACTGCGCAACCATGGAGCTGA
- a CDS encoding nucleotidyltransferase family protein, with amino-acid sequence MPTSATARSRLVRPRSDEGADHAGRGAFVALTTLDRLSDPRSTPARYLLVRGGSGCSNSVTGVGWRNAGYGWEPPRCPERVDRRVEMAERDDETLLHTLKKVAAVLKQADIPFALGGSFAVYAHGGHSSEHDVDFLIRQTDVDTALEALVAAGFTAERPPEDWLVKVYDGGRMVDLIHRPIETPVTEETFTDTVVRPVDAIHMPVLSATQLMVHKLLSFSQHYCDFARGLPLARSLREQIDWERVHKDTQHSPYAESFLVLLDRLEVVPFVGTTDGRGTP; translated from the coding sequence ATGCCGACCAGCGCCACGGCGCGGAGTCGGCTCGTCCGACCGCGCTCGGATGAGGGAGCCGACCATGCCGGCAGAGGAGCTTTCGTCGCACTGACCACCCTCGACAGATTATCCGACCCCCGCAGCACCCCTGCGCGTTACCTACTGGTTAGGGGTGGTTCGGGGTGTTCCAACAGCGTGACAGGTGTGGGTTGGCGGAATGCCGGGTACGGATGGGAACCCCCGAGGTGCCCCGAACGAGTCGACAGGAGAGTCGAGATGGCCGAGCGCGACGACGAAACTCTTCTCCACACCCTGAAGAAGGTCGCCGCCGTGCTCAAGCAGGCCGACATTCCGTTCGCCCTAGGCGGCAGCTTCGCCGTCTACGCCCACGGCGGGCACTCCAGCGAGCACGACGTCGACTTCCTGATCCGCCAGACCGATGTCGATACCGCCCTGGAGGCCCTGGTGGCCGCCGGTTTCACCGCCGAGCGGCCGCCGGAGGACTGGCTGGTCAAGGTCTACGACGGCGGCCGGATGGTGGACCTGATCCATCGACCGATCGAGACCCCGGTGACCGAGGAGACCTTCACGGACACGGTGGTGCGGCCGGTCGACGCCATCCACATGCCGGTGTTGTCGGCCACCCAGTTGATGGTGCACAAGCTGCTCAGCTTCTCCCAGCACTACTGCGACTTCGCCCGGGGTCTGCCGTTGGCCCGGTCGCTGCGGGAGCAGATCGACTGGGAGCGGGTACACAAGGACACGCAGCACTCGCCGTACGCGGAGTCGTTCCTGGTGCTGCTGGACAGGCTGGAAGTCGTGCCGTTCGTCGGCACGACCGACGGGAGGGGAACACCGTGA
- a CDS encoding dTMP kinase encodes MALVGIDGSGKTTQAQLLADALSAAGHHATYHRNAGGRRWLGRAAHRLGRGEAHRLVGRDGMLLVESVLRWLAIAAALLAGWFTGRTAVMDRYAVCQYASLRAHGGQRWERLVRAAYRIFPQPQVTFLMAVHPAEAYRRIERRGTDQESLTYLTAADHAYRTLPEYPTFVVVDANRPAEEVAQAIQAYLTGWWAAQDQAWCGIRVANPVAPVAPVAPAQARP; translated from the coding sequence GTGGCGCTGGTCGGCATCGACGGCTCCGGCAAGACCACCCAGGCACAGTTGCTGGCCGACGCCCTCAGCGCGGCCGGACATCACGCCACCTACCACCGCAATGCGGGCGGCCGACGCTGGTTGGGGCGGGCGGCCCACCGACTGGGTAGGGGGGAGGCCCACCGGCTGGTCGGGCGGGACGGCATGCTGCTGGTGGAGTCCGTACTGCGCTGGTTGGCCATCGCGGCGGCGTTGCTGGCCGGCTGGTTCACCGGCCGGACGGCGGTGATGGACCGCTACGCCGTCTGCCAGTACGCCAGCCTCCGGGCCCACGGTGGGCAGCGCTGGGAGCGGCTCGTCCGAGCGGCGTACCGGATCTTTCCGCAACCGCAGGTGACCTTCCTGATGGCGGTGCACCCGGCGGAGGCGTACCGGCGGATCGAGCGGCGCGGCACCGACCAGGAGAGCCTGACCTACCTGACCGCAGCCGACCACGCCTACCGCACCCTGCCGGAATATCCGACCTTCGTCGTCGTGGACGCGAACCGGCCGGCGGAGGAGGTGGCCCAGGCGATCCAGGCCTACCTGACCGGGTGGTGGGCGGCGCAGGACCAGGCCTGGTGCGGGATACGGGTAGCGAACCCCGTCGCCCCCGTCGCCCCGGTGGCGCCGGCTCAGGCCCGACCGTAG
- a CDS encoding SDR family NAD(P)-dependent oxidoreductase: protein MAERSVLITGGTGGLGTAVTATFVEAGWRVVAPQRHQPTPSPDPGPNAPVRLVADLTEADDVARVTEVAAEDPQAPLRAVVNLVGGYASAGLVHETPIEEFERMLTLNLRPTHLVTRAALPRLIEAGGGAVVCVASRAAVAPFPGVAGYVTAKAAVLAFASAVAVEYKSAGVRCNTVLPSIIDTPTNRADMPQADHSRWVAPTEIASVIRFLASEESAPTSGAAVPVYGRA, encoded by the coding sequence ATGGCCGAACGCAGCGTGTTGATCACCGGAGGCACCGGCGGGCTGGGCACCGCGGTGACCGCGACCTTCGTCGAGGCGGGCTGGCGGGTGGTGGCGCCACAACGGCACCAGCCGACCCCGAGCCCCGATCCGGGCCCCAACGCTCCGGTACGGCTGGTCGCCGATCTGACCGAGGCGGACGACGTGGCCAGGGTCACCGAGGTGGCCGCCGAGGATCCCCAGGCGCCGCTGCGGGCCGTGGTCAACCTGGTCGGCGGTTACGCCAGCGCCGGTCTGGTGCACGAGACCCCGATCGAGGAGTTCGAGCGGATGCTGACCCTCAATCTGCGCCCCACCCACCTGGTCACCCGGGCCGCCCTGCCGCGTCTGATCGAGGCCGGCGGGGGCGCGGTGGTCTGTGTGGCCTCCCGGGCGGCGGTGGCCCCCTTCCCGGGGGTCGCCGGCTATGTCACCGCCAAGGCCGCGGTGCTCGCCTTCGCCTCGGCTGTCGCGGTGGAGTACAAGTCGGCCGGGGTGCGCTGCAACACCGTGCTGCCGAGCATCATCGACACCCCGACCAACCGGGCGGACATGCCGCAGGCCGATCATTCCCGGTGGGTGGCACCGACCGAGATCGCCTCGGTGATCCGTTTCCTGGCCTCCGAGGAGTCCGCCCCGACCAGCGGCGCCGCCGTACCGGTCTACGGTCGGGCCTGA
- a CDS encoding sigma-70 family RNA polymerase sigma factor, producing MARNRATGAIEGTVGNVDKNIGMRTDEVAEERDLVGVYLHEISRTPLLDAAMEVDLSKAIEAGLYAEHLLSEDRVPDGVTREELSRLVAEGERAKDLFIRANLRLVVSIARRYVRSGMPMLDLIQEGNTGLVRAVEKFDYERGYKFSTYATWWIRQAISRAIAQQERTVRLPVHLVEDVNRMRNVARQLTRELGGDPEPEQIAAALGVTVERVNELVRWSQDTVSLDTPVGDDGDTNLGDLVADSDAPSPEEIVLTGLERQRIEGLLNHLDDRSAGIMRARYGLEDGREHSLTEVASRFSLSRERIRQLEIQALGRLRELARAEGLQAA from the coding sequence ATGGCAAGGAACCGGGCAACCGGCGCGATAGAGGGGACCGTGGGCAACGTGGACAAGAACATCGGGATGCGAACCGACGAGGTTGCCGAGGAGCGCGACCTGGTTGGAGTCTACCTGCACGAGATCTCCCGGACGCCTTTGCTGGACGCCGCCATGGAGGTCGACCTTTCCAAGGCCATCGAGGCGGGCCTGTACGCCGAGCACCTGCTCAGCGAGGACCGCGTGCCCGACGGTGTCACCCGGGAGGAACTGAGCCGACTGGTCGCCGAGGGCGAGCGGGCCAAGGACCTGTTCATCCGCGCCAACCTCCGTCTGGTCGTGTCGATCGCCCGGCGTTACGTCCGCTCCGGGATGCCGATGCTGGACCTGATCCAGGAGGGCAACACCGGCCTGGTCCGAGCGGTCGAGAAGTTCGACTACGAACGCGGCTACAAGTTCTCCACCTACGCGACCTGGTGGATCCGCCAGGCGATCAGCCGGGCGATCGCCCAGCAGGAACGCACCGTGCGGCTGCCGGTGCACCTGGTGGAGGACGTCAACCGGATGCGCAACGTGGCCCGGCAGCTCACCCGTGAGCTGGGTGGTGACCCCGAGCCGGAGCAGATCGCGGCAGCCCTGGGGGTGACCGTCGAGCGGGTCAACGAGTTGGTCCGCTGGTCGCAGGACACCGTGTCGCTGGACACCCCGGTCGGTGACGACGGTGACACCAACCTGGGTGACCTGGTAGCCGACAGCGACGCCCCCTCGCCGGAGGAGATCGTGCTCACCGGCCTGGAGCGGCAGCGCATCGAGGGCCTGCTCAACCACCTGGACGACCGGTCCGCCGGCATCATGCGGGCGCGGTACGGGCTGGAGGACGGCCGGGAGCACTCGCTGACCGAGGTGGCCTCGCGGTTCTCGCTGTCCCGCGAGCGGATCCGCCAGCTGGAGATCCAGGCGCTCGGGCGGCTACGTGAGCTGGCTCGCGCGGAGGGGCTGCAAGCGGCCTGA
- a CDS encoding C40 family peptidase — protein MSPLLHTLRALTVTAFALVLIAPATVARAEPSPAELTRRIDNASTELENVVEAHNELREKIKKNQAAVRRLQQRIGPLEQQAEQSRADVTELATTAYKTGNLGAVDALLHGGDSASVLDRLGTLDHLTRQRQATIAGYTADQQRLLDEKTRLDVTLTQQAARSRELTSAKRRIERDLAKLYELRRQAYGRATERATNRPDSAKDAPSISGQAGVAVRYAYGALGKPYAWGQDGPNGYDCSGLTSAAWRAAGKSLPHNTRMQWGVVAHISRSELRPGDLVFYRSLGHVAIYVGGGQVIHAPTFGRNVEKRAVDLMAPYGYGRVR, from the coding sequence TTGTCGCCCCTGTTACACACGCTGCGGGCCCTGACCGTCACCGCGTTCGCTCTGGTGCTGATCGCACCGGCCACGGTGGCTCGGGCCGAACCCTCCCCCGCCGAGTTGACCCGGCGGATCGACAATGCCTCCACCGAGTTGGAGAACGTGGTGGAGGCGCACAACGAGCTGCGCGAGAAGATCAAGAAGAACCAGGCCGCCGTACGCCGACTCCAGCAGCGGATCGGTCCGCTGGAGCAGCAGGCCGAGCAGAGTCGCGCGGATGTCACCGAGTTGGCCACCACGGCATACAAGACCGGCAACCTCGGCGCGGTGGACGCCCTGCTGCACGGCGGGGACTCGGCGTCCGTGCTGGACCGGCTGGGCACCCTGGATCACCTGACCCGGCAACGCCAGGCCACCATCGCCGGTTACACCGCGGACCAGCAGCGGCTGCTCGACGAGAAGACCCGGCTGGATGTGACCCTCACTCAGCAGGCCGCGCGGTCGCGGGAGCTGACCAGCGCCAAGCGCCGGATCGAGCGGGACCTGGCCAAGTTGTACGAGCTACGCCGGCAGGCGTACGGCCGGGCCACCGAACGTGCCACCAACCGGCCGGACAGCGCCAAGGACGCCCCCAGCATCTCCGGCCAGGCCGGTGTAGCCGTCCGGTACGCCTACGGCGCCCTGGGCAAGCCGTACGCGTGGGGCCAGGACGGGCCGAACGGCTACGACTGTTCCGGGTTGACCTCCGCCGCCTGGCGGGCCGCCGGCAAGTCGTTGCCGCACAACACCCGGATGCAGTGGGGGGTGGTCGCCCACATCAGCCGCAGCGAGTTGCGCCCGGGCGACCTGGTCTTCTACCGCAGCCTGGGGCATGTGGCGATCTATGTGGGCGGCGGACAGGTCATCCACGCACCCACCTTCGGGCGGAATGTGGAGAAGCGGGCCGTCGACCTGATGGCACCCTACGGTTACGGCCGGGTGCGCTGA
- a CDS encoding DUF6232 family protein: MEREGARTRPPWSPGGTAGGQPTLLYARPGIIVTADRFTVGTTTWQVAELTHLHTTRGPHDRMATRAALVSAAVIVGIGLALGFTGGLQRLTAGAYLLLGAVFLVPVLVAAAGDRWRPPAYELWGQRAGATELLFASDDEHQFGQVSRALRRAREIHRHGGWEDPLANADLWRPQR; this comes from the coding sequence GTGGAGCGTGAGGGTGCTAGGACACGACCACCCTGGTCACCGGGGGGTACCGCAGGTGGACAACCCACCCTGCTCTACGCCCGACCCGGGATCATCGTCACGGCCGACCGGTTCACGGTCGGCACCACCACTTGGCAGGTCGCGGAACTGACCCACCTACACACCACCCGGGGGCCCCACGACCGGATGGCCACCCGGGCCGCCCTGGTCTCCGCCGCAGTGATCGTCGGCATCGGGCTGGCCCTGGGCTTCACCGGCGGACTGCAACGGCTCACCGCCGGGGCGTACCTGCTGCTCGGTGCGGTGTTCCTGGTGCCGGTGCTGGTCGCGGCGGCCGGCGACCGGTGGCGACCCCCGGCGTACGAGCTGTGGGGGCAGCGTGCAGGTGCCACGGAGCTGCTGTTCGCCAGCGACGACGAACACCAGTTCGGCCAGGTCAGCCGGGCACTGCGGCGGGCCCGGGAGATCCACCGCCACGGCGGCTGGGAGGACCCCCTGGCCAACGCCGACCTGTGGCGGCCCCAGCGCTGA
- a CDS encoding DUF3817 domain-containing protein: MRAALTRYRVIAWIVGVVLILLVVIGMPLKYGFDEPIVVETVGQAHGFLYMLYLVATFDLSRRVNWPLKRMVLVMLAGTVPFLSFWAERKVGAMVLAEQPEPAPQPVAG, translated from the coding sequence GTGCGCGCTGCCCTCACCCGTTACCGCGTGATCGCCTGGATCGTCGGTGTGGTGCTGATCCTGTTGGTCGTCATCGGCATGCCGTTGAAGTACGGCTTCGACGAGCCGATCGTGGTGGAGACGGTCGGTCAGGCGCACGGCTTTCTCTACATGCTCTACCTGGTAGCCACCTTCGACCTGTCCCGGCGGGTCAACTGGCCGCTCAAGCGGATGGTCCTGGTGATGCTGGCCGGGACCGTGCCCTTCCTCTCCTTCTGGGCCGAGCGCAAGGTGGGCGCCATGGTCCTCGCCGAGCAGCCGGAGCCGGCCCCGCAGCCGGTCGCCGGCTGA